From one bacterium Scap17 genomic stretch:
- a CDS encoding DUF3047 domain-containing protein, with protein MKIASRQLPSFLPLFAAVASSGLLTALLPSVAHAADRSFSPAQILAWGEKTFEGQTAYRVVERDGSPALEARARGQASARYLEQDISLEETPYLKWCWQVDGIYPGLNEKTKGGDDYPARLYVVNKTGILPWQVEAINYVWSSNEAKGSHWDNAFTDRAVLLAVESGDEKVGQWVAEVRDLRADYASLFDSKPSEIAGLALMADGDNAGGDATALFRGLSLSSDATPPSCGV; from the coding sequence ATGAAGATTGCTTCCCGTCAGTTGCCGTCATTCCTGCCCCTGTTCGCGGCAGTCGCCTCCAGCGGTCTACTGACGGCGCTACTGCCCTCTGTGGCCCACGCGGCTGACAGGAGTTTCTCGCCTGCGCAGATTCTTGCCTGGGGTGAGAAGACCTTTGAAGGCCAGACGGCCTATCGCGTGGTGGAGCGCGACGGCAGCCCTGCGCTCGAGGCTCGCGCCCGGGGTCAGGCGTCCGCACGCTATCTGGAGCAGGATATCTCGCTTGAAGAGACGCCCTACCTGAAATGGTGCTGGCAGGTGGATGGCATCTATCCGGGCCTGAACGAGAAGACCAAGGGCGGCGATGACTATCCGGCACGCCTCTATGTGGTCAACAAGACCGGCATCCTGCCGTGGCAGGTCGAGGCCATCAATTACGTCTGGTCCAGCAATGAAGCTAAAGGCAGTCATTGGGACAATGCCTTCACGGATCGTGCCGTGCTGCTGGCCGTTGAATCCGGCGACGAGAAGGTGGGGCAGTGGGTGGCGGAGGTGCGTGATCTGCGTGCTGATTACGCGTCACTGTTTGACAGCAAGCCGAGCGAGATTGCCGGACTGGCGCTGATGGCTGACGGTGACAATGCCGGCGGGGATGCCACGGCGCTGTTTCGTGGTCTGAGCCTTTCCAGCGATGCCACGCCGCCCAGCTGCGGTGTTTGA
- a CDS encoding peptidylprolyl isomerase, whose translation MQIAQNAVVSFHYTLTNNEGEVLDSSEGREPLAYIHGAGNIVPGLEKELDGKTSGDELKVAVSPEEGYGEVQEALVQEVPREAFQGVEDIEAGMQFQAQTQGGPLMVTVTKVEGDTVTVDGNHPLAGETLNFDVQITNVREASAEELEHGHVHGEGGVEH comes from the coding sequence ATGCAAATCGCCCAGAATGCCGTCGTATCCTTCCACTACACCCTGACCAACAACGAAGGGGAAGTGCTGGATAGCTCCGAAGGCCGCGAGCCGCTGGCCTACATCCACGGCGCTGGCAACATCGTCCCGGGCCTCGAGAAGGAACTCGATGGCAAGACTTCCGGCGACGAGCTGAAAGTTGCCGTCTCTCCGGAAGAAGGTTACGGCGAAGTCCAGGAAGCCCTGGTCCAGGAAGTGCCGCGTGAAGCCTTCCAAGGTGTCGAAGACATCGAAGCTGGCATGCAGTTCCAGGCGCAGACCCAAGGCGGCCCGCTGATGGTCACCGTCACCAAGGTCGAAGGCGACACTGTCACTGTCGATGGCAACCACCCGCTGGCCGGCGAAACCCTGAATTTTGACGTGCAAATCACCAACGTGCGTGAAGCTTCTGCCGAAGAGCTGGAACACGGCCACGTTCACGGCGAAGGCGGCGTGGAGCACTAA
- a CDS encoding glycine zipper 2TM domain-containing protein — MTLSLTHKRSTGTRRWLPVIALGVLTLGGCANSDIYSGNVYTGDQAKRAQSVSYGTITSLRPVQIQAQDEGSGVLGGLGGAVVGGLLGSQIGGGSGRAIATAAGAIGGSVAGKSIADNVDQIDAYEIEVRRDAGDSLIVVQKADTAFSVGQRVRLVGYGANLSVAPY, encoded by the coding sequence ATGACACTCTCACTGACTCACAAACGATCGACTGGCACACGCCGCTGGCTGCCCGTGATCGCGCTCGGCGTGCTGACGCTTGGCGGCTGCGCGAACAGCGACATCTATTCCGGCAACGTCTACACCGGCGATCAGGCCAAGCGCGCACAGTCCGTCAGCTACGGCACCATTACCTCGCTGCGCCCGGTGCAGATCCAGGCACAGGATGAAGGCAGCGGCGTGCTCGGTGGCTTGGGTGGTGCGGTCGTCGGCGGCCTGCTCGGCAGCCAGATCGGCGGCGGCTCCGGCCGTGCCATCGCCACCGCCGCGGGTGCCATCGGCGGCAGCGTGGCTGGCAAGTCGATCGCTGACAATGTCGATCAGATCGACGCCTACGAGATTGAAGTCCGTCGCGATGCCGGCGACAGCCTCATCGTCGTCCAGAAAGCCGACACCGCCTTCTCGGTTGGCCAACGTGTCCGCCTGGTCGGCTATGGCGCCAACCTGAGCGTCGCGCCTTACTGA
- a CDS encoding ABC transporter substrate-binding protein: METNHKPSRRRALALMGGSVLLMAGVSASPWSMALTYAADAKAGRPVPELATLEWQTISEQARGQRIDFHAWGGSEATNAYLRAQAEIAAREHGVEVRHVKIADTAESVSTLLAEKAAGRSDGSIDVIWINGENFRALKQAELLWGPFVERLPNSDYLLEEIGARDFGLATDGLEAPWGRAQLIFMYDTALLESPPRSMQALLEVAREHPGRVTYPQPPSFHGTTFLKQALLELLPVEQREVLASPVASDAQFAEVTAPLWDYLDALHPLMWAQGERQPAGAEEQMKLLAQRSVWIALTFVPQEVANARQEGRLPPTIEPYIHDGGTLGNVHYLAIPASAPHKAAALVWINQLMSAEAQAAKADPSRWGDDTVLDVARLPPQERAAFEALPSLPGSMSPEALGTPLSEPHPSWTDALEAEWARRYRN, from the coding sequence ATGGAGACGAATCACAAGCCGAGCCGTCGCCGTGCACTGGCGTTGATGGGTGGGTCCGTGCTGTTGATGGCGGGCGTGAGTGCCTCGCCGTGGAGCATGGCGCTCACCTATGCGGCCGATGCGAAAGCAGGACGCCCGGTACCTGAGCTGGCCACGCTCGAGTGGCAGACCATCTCCGAGCAGGCAAGAGGTCAGCGGATCGATTTCCACGCCTGGGGAGGGAGCGAGGCGACCAACGCCTACCTGCGAGCCCAGGCCGAGATTGCGGCGCGTGAGCACGGGGTCGAGGTGCGCCACGTCAAGATCGCCGATACCGCCGAGAGCGTCTCGACCCTGCTGGCCGAGAAGGCGGCCGGACGCAGCGATGGCAGCATCGATGTGATCTGGATCAACGGCGAGAACTTCCGTGCGCTCAAGCAGGCCGAGCTGTTGTGGGGGCCCTTCGTCGAGCGCCTGCCCAACAGTGACTATCTGCTCGAGGAGATCGGCGCGCGCGATTTCGGACTCGCCACTGACGGTCTGGAGGCGCCCTGGGGGCGTGCGCAGCTGATCTTCATGTACGACACCGCGCTGCTGGAATCGCCGCCGCGCTCGATGCAGGCCCTGCTGGAGGTGGCCAGAGAGCATCCCGGGCGGGTGACCTATCCACAGCCGCCCAGCTTCCACGGTACCACCTTCCTCAAGCAGGCGTTGCTGGAGCTGTTGCCCGTCGAGCAGCGCGAGGTGCTGGCATCTCCCGTGGCGAGTGATGCTCAGTTCGCTGAGGTGACCGCACCGCTGTGGGACTATCTCGATGCGCTGCATCCGCTGATGTGGGCGCAGGGCGAGCGTCAGCCGGCCGGCGCCGAAGAGCAGATGAAACTGCTCGCTCAGCGCAGCGTGTGGATAGCGCTGACCTTCGTGCCTCAGGAAGTGGCCAATGCCCGTCAGGAAGGGCGGCTGCCACCGACCATCGAGCCGTATATCCATGACGGTGGCACCCTCGGCAATGTGCACTATCTTGCGATTCCGGCCAGTGCACCGCACAAGGCCGCTGCACTGGTGTGGATCAATCAGTTGATGTCCGCCGAGGCCCAGGCCGCCAAGGCCGACCCCTCGCGCTGGGGCGATGATACGGTGCTGGATGTCGCCCGCCTGCCGCCACAAGAACGCGCCGCCTTCGAGGCCTTGCCGAGCTTGCCGGGCAGCATGTCGCCCGAGGCGTTGGGCACACCGCTCAGTGAGCCACATCCGAGCTGGACCGACGCGCTGGAGGCCGAGTGGGCGCGACGCTATCGCAACTGA
- a CDS encoding lipid A deacylase LpxR family protein, producing the protein MALIMLGAVALAPMVEAAEDEGGVLSLKVENDILTSGDDGHYTNGFALSYTFETPEQHWSRSFADWVPGFSAARLDATAYRFGQQIYTPNDIKREQPDQDDRPYAGYLFGGVSLFAGEQGDDWRRVDTFNLDLGIVGPASGAKDAQKAVHKLTGSDEPEGWDHQLHNEPVINIGWQTQLWLPARAAGLEVEYGPSASVALGNLYTYAGVGGGVRIGQGLTRSYGIPTVAPAQGGRQYFHPDGDFAWYLFANIEGRAMAYNMLLDGNGFEDSASVDRRPLVGDLQLGFALSWQRWQLAFVNVWRTHEFETQQESDQFGSLTLSTWL; encoded by the coding sequence ATGGCATTGATCATGCTGGGTGCGGTGGCATTGGCCCCCATGGTGGAGGCAGCCGAGGACGAGGGTGGCGTGCTGTCATTGAAGGTCGAGAACGACATTCTCACCTCTGGCGATGATGGCCATTACACCAACGGCTTTGCGTTGAGCTACACCTTCGAGACACCAGAGCAGCACTGGTCACGCTCATTCGCGGACTGGGTGCCCGGCTTCAGCGCGGCGCGACTGGACGCCACGGCCTACCGCTTCGGACAGCAGATCTATACCCCCAATGACATCAAGCGGGAGCAACCGGATCAGGATGACCGCCCCTACGCGGGCTACCTGTTCGGTGGCGTCTCGCTGTTCGCCGGTGAACAGGGAGATGACTGGCGACGGGTGGATACCTTCAATCTGGATCTCGGCATCGTCGGCCCGGCCTCGGGCGCCAAGGATGCTCAGAAGGCGGTACACAAGCTGACCGGCAGTGATGAGCCGGAAGGTTGGGACCACCAGCTGCACAACGAGCCGGTGATCAATATCGGCTGGCAGACGCAGCTATGGCTACCGGCCAGGGCCGCGGGGCTTGAGGTGGAGTACGGCCCCTCGGCTTCCGTGGCGCTGGGCAATCTCTACACCTATGCGGGCGTCGGTGGCGGGGTACGCATCGGCCAGGGGCTGACCCGCAGCTACGGGATACCGACCGTGGCGCCGGCCCAGGGCGGCCGACAGTACTTCCATCCCGACGGTGACTTCGCCTGGTACCTGTTCGCCAATATCGAGGGCCGCGCGATGGCCTACAATATGCTGTTGGATGGCAATGGCTTCGAAGACAGCGCCTCGGTGGACCGTCGCCCACTGGTCGGCGACCTGCAGCTGGGCTTCGCTCTCAGCTGGCAACGCTGGCAGCTGGCGTTCGTCAACGTGTGGCGCACTCACGAATTCGAGACGCAGCAGGAAAGCGATCAATTCGGCTCGCTGACGCTCTCGACCTGGCTGTGA
- a CDS encoding CDP-alcohol phosphatidyltransferase family protein, translating to MLDKWTSRWVQPPLKRLAKSAAARGLHPDQLTLGGFVVGILALPLLAYGHFGLALAAILINRVVDGLDGALARHAGLSSDAGGFLDICLDFLFYAAVVVGFALADPAANAMAAVALLFAFVGTGSSFLAFAIMAAKHQLERPNFTRKAFYYLDGLTEGTETIAFFVLACLMPQHFAWLAWIFAAACILTTLTRVWGGYVTLRAQDQNEHHGIAPD from the coding sequence ATGCTGGACAAGTGGACCTCACGCTGGGTACAGCCGCCTCTGAAACGTCTTGCGAAAAGTGCGGCGGCGCGCGGTCTGCATCCTGATCAGTTGACACTGGGCGGCTTTGTCGTAGGGATATTGGCGTTGCCGTTGCTGGCTTATGGGCACTTCGGGCTCGCGCTGGCCGCGATCCTGATCAATCGGGTGGTGGACGGGCTGGATGGCGCGCTGGCGCGGCACGCCGGCCTGAGCTCCGATGCCGGTGGCTTTCTGGATATCTGTCTCGATTTCCTGTTCTACGCCGCTGTGGTGGTGGGGTTCGCACTCGCGGACCCTGCCGCCAATGCGATGGCGGCAGTGGCACTGCTGTTCGCCTTCGTCGGCACGGGCTCGAGCTTTCTGGCCTTCGCCATCATGGCGGCCAAGCATCAGCTGGAGCGACCCAATTTCACGCGCAAGGCCTTCTATTATCTGGATGGCCTGACCGAAGGCACCGAGACCATTGCCTTCTTCGTGTTGGCTTGCTTGATGCCACAGCATTTCGCATGGTTGGCGTGGATCTTCGCCGCGGCATGCATCCTGACCACGCTGACGCGCGTATGGGGAGGGTATGTCACCTTGCGAGCGCAGGACCAGAACGAGCATCACGGCATCGCCCCAGATTGA
- a CDS encoding ABC transporter permease, translating into MGATLSQLTQWVADRWRVAPATGHAPLTPARVLRWGVLLLLLGPTALGLAGLVAPAFGLWPTLGFEEVSAVAWQRWWALPGLAEGFRLTLVSGLGGTLLAVLLTMGWVSAAAGTRFGERMERLLAPILAMPHLALALGLLWLAAPSGVLMRLLLAPFEVLVPPQYPLPDAHGISLAVGLALKEAPFLMLMAQTALSRLPVTAQLQAGQALGYSIPQLRWRILMPQVMRAIALPIGAVLAYSLAVVDVAQVLGPTRTPTLAVRLVELWRDSDPTARLPASVGALILALLVIGMMALGAALGRALLTWHRDWVLSHHPARASRLALASEVMFGRVARGVLGVVTLISLLAFVVIGVQSVARSWFFPALLPSRWGWESWHQALAGLGDAFSNSLWLALLVATLAVILSVAVFERERESGRLRGFVVCLYLPLLLPQASFLFGFQVGWLSLGASPGWTGVVIGHLLFALPYAWLTLAGPWARFDTRLEQAARLLGRSRLEVLIGIRLRLMLRPLAISWAVAFAVSIAQYVPTVVLGGGRVPTLTTETLALATGADPRLTAVAACLQAFLPLLVYLLARAVPAGRSVSPTRG; encoded by the coding sequence GTGGGCGCGACGCTATCGCAACTGACGCAATGGGTCGCTGATCGCTGGCGTGTCGCGCCCGCCACTGGTCATGCGCCGCTGACGCCCGCCCGTGTGCTGCGCTGGGGCGTCCTGCTGTTGCTGCTCGGCCCGACGGCGCTGGGGCTGGCCGGACTGGTCGCACCGGCCTTCGGGCTGTGGCCGACGCTGGGCTTCGAGGAAGTCTCGGCGGTTGCCTGGCAACGCTGGTGGGCCTTGCCCGGACTGGCGGAGGGCTTTCGTCTGACGCTGGTCAGTGGCCTCGGCGGTACGCTGCTGGCGGTGCTTTTGACCATGGGGTGGGTCTCGGCCGCCGCCGGGACTCGCTTCGGTGAGCGCATGGAGCGCTTGCTGGCCCCGATACTGGCGATGCCGCATCTGGCGCTGGCACTGGGGCTGCTGTGGCTGGCGGCGCCCAGCGGCGTGCTGATGCGCCTGCTGCTGGCACCTTTCGAGGTACTGGTACCACCGCAGTATCCGCTGCCGGATGCCCATGGCATCTCGCTGGCGGTCGGTCTGGCGCTCAAGGAGGCGCCATTCTTGATGCTGATGGCGCAGACGGCGCTGTCACGCCTGCCGGTCACGGCGCAACTGCAGGCAGGACAGGCGCTCGGCTACAGCATTCCTCAGCTGCGCTGGCGCATTCTGATGCCCCAGGTGATGCGCGCGATCGCCTTGCCCATCGGCGCGGTGCTGGCCTATTCGCTGGCGGTGGTGGATGTGGCACAGGTGCTGGGGCCGACGCGTACGCCGACGCTGGCGGTGCGCCTGGTCGAACTGTGGCGTGACAGTGACCCGACGGCGCGCCTGCCGGCGAGTGTCGGCGCCCTGATACTGGCCTTGCTGGTGATCGGGATGATGGCGCTGGGCGCGGCGCTGGGGCGCGCTCTGCTCACCTGGCACCGCGACTGGGTATTGAGCCATCACCCGGCGCGCGCAAGCCGCCTGGCGCTGGCGAGTGAAGTCATGTTCGGGCGTGTCGCGCGTGGAGTGCTGGGCGTGGTCACGCTGATCTCACTGCTCGCCTTCGTGGTGATCGGTGTGCAATCGGTGGCCAGAAGCTGGTTCTTCCCTGCGCTGTTGCCGTCTCGCTGGGGCTGGGAGAGCTGGCACCAGGCCCTCGCAGGCCTGGGGGATGCCTTCAGCAACAGCCTGTGGCTGGCGCTGCTGGTGGCGACGCTGGCCGTCATCCTCAGTGTGGCGGTGTTCGAGCGTGAGCGAGAAAGTGGCCGCCTGCGCGGCTTTGTGGTCTGCCTCTATCTGCCATTGCTGCTGCCGCAGGCCAGCTTCCTGTTCGGTTTTCAGGTCGGCTGGTTGAGCCTGGGGGCCAGCCCCGGTTGGACGGGAGTGGTCATCGGTCATCTGCTGTTCGCCTTGCCTTATGCCTGGCTGACGCTGGCCGGCCCCTGGGCACGCTTCGATACCCGACTCGAGCAGGCGGCACGCCTGCTGGGGCGTTCACGGCTCGAGGTGCTGATCGGTATCCGCCTGCGCCTGATGCTCAGGCCGCTGGCCATCAGCTGGGCAGTGGCCTTCGCGGTCAGTATCGCGCAGTACGTGCCGACGGTGGTGCTGGGCGGCGGGCGTGTCCCGACCCTGACCACCGAAACCCTGGCGCTGGCGACGGGGGCCGACCCACGACTGACGGCAGTGGCTGCCTGCCTGCAGGCCTTTCTGCCGCTGCTGGTCTACCTGCTGGCGCGTGCGGTCCCTGCCGGGCGCTCGGTCTCGCCGACGCGCGGCTGA
- the aceA gene encoding isocitrate lyase: MSHTRADQIAALEKDWAENPRWKGITRPYSAEDVVRLRGSVQEANTLATRGAEKLWKLVNGDAKKGYVNCLGALTGGQAMQQVKAGIEAIYLSGWQVAADNNTSEAMYPDQSLYPVDSVPTVVKRINNTFRRADQIQWQKGANPGDAGFVDYFAPIVADAEAGFGGVLNGYELMTAMIRAGASGVHFEDQLASVKKCGHMGGKVLVPTQEAVQKLVAARLAADVAGVPTLVIARTDANAADLITSDVDDYDKPFLTGERSDEGFYRVKAGLDQAIARGLAYAPYSDLIWCETAKPDLEEARRFAEAIKKEYPDQLLAYNCSPSFNWKKNLDDATIAKFQQELSDMGYKYQFITLAGIHNMWFNMFDLAYDYAQGEGMKHYVEKVQEAEFAAAEKGYTFVAHQQEVGTGYFDDMTNVIQGGNSSVTALKGSTEEDQF, translated from the coding sequence ATGAGTCACACACGTGCCGATCAGATTGCCGCGCTCGAGAAGGACTGGGCCGAGAATCCGCGCTGGAAAGGGATCACTCGCCCCTATTCCGCCGAAGATGTGGTGCGCCTGCGCGGTTCCGTCCAGGAAGCCAACACCTTGGCGACCCGCGGTGCCGAGAAGCTCTGGAAACTGGTCAATGGTGATGCCAAGAAGGGCTATGTCAACTGTCTGGGCGCCCTGACCGGCGGCCAGGCCATGCAACAGGTGAAGGCCGGCATCGAGGCCATCTACCTGTCCGGCTGGCAGGTCGCCGCCGACAACAACACCAGTGAGGCCATGTACCCGGATCAGTCGCTCTATCCGGTGGATTCCGTGCCGACCGTGGTCAAGCGCATCAACAACACCTTCCGCCGCGCCGACCAGATCCAGTGGCAGAAAGGGGCCAATCCGGGCGATGCCGGCTTCGTCGATTACTTCGCGCCTATCGTGGCGGATGCCGAGGCCGGTTTCGGTGGCGTGCTCAACGGCTACGAGCTGATGACCGCCATGATCCGTGCCGGTGCTTCCGGTGTGCACTTCGAGGACCAGCTGGCCTCGGTCAAGAAGTGTGGCCACATGGGCGGCAAGGTACTGGTCCCGACCCAGGAAGCGGTGCAGAAGCTGGTGGCCGCTCGCCTGGCCGCCGACGTGGCAGGTGTGCCGACCCTGGTCATCGCACGTACCGATGCCAATGCCGCTGACCTGATCACCTCGGATGTCGACGACTACGACAAGCCGTTCCTGACCGGTGAGCGCTCCGACGAAGGCTTCTATCGCGTCAAGGCAGGTCTGGATCAAGCCATTGCGCGCGGTCTGGCCTACGCGCCCTACTCCGACCTGATCTGGTGCGAAACCGCCAAGCCGGACCTCGAGGAGGCGCGCCGCTTCGCCGAAGCGATCAAGAAGGAATACCCGGACCAGCTGCTGGCCTACAACTGCTCGCCTTCCTTCAACTGGAAGAAGAACCTCGACGACGCCACCATCGCCAAGTTCCAGCAGGAACTGTCGGACATGGGCTACAAGTACCAGTTCATCACCTTGGCCGGTATCCACAACATGTGGTTCAACATGTTCGATCTTGCCTACGACTATGCGCAGGGCGAAGGCATGAAGCACTACGTCGAGAAGGTGCAGGAAGCCGAATTCGCCGCAGCCGAGAAGGGCTACACCTTCGTGGCGCACCAGCAGGAAGTCGGCACCGGTTACTTCGATGACATGACCAACGTCATTCAGGGCGGCAACTCTTCCGTCACCGCACTGAAGGGCTCCACGGAAGAAGACCAGTTCTAG